A window of Pyrobaculum aerophilum str. IM2 contains these coding sequences:
- a CDS encoding nucleotidyltransferase domain-containing protein — protein MALDKWIEIAKAREGEIRARVKQYITERCPSADVVLFGSRARGDYHALSDWDLAIITPAGKYAVVHEEFGQAVYLPLSAY, from the coding sequence ATGGCGCTGGACAAGTGGATTGAAATAGCAAAGGCCAGAGAGGGGGAAATAAGGGCAAGGGTAAAGCAGTATATTACAGAGCGCTGTCCCTCTGCAGACGTCGTGTTGTTCGGGTCCAGAGCCCGCGGCGATTACCACGCCCTAAGCGACTGGGACCTTGCAATTATCACGCCCGCCGGCAAATACGCCGTAGTGCACGAGGAGTTCGGCCAAGCGGTCTACCTGCCGCTTTCGGCCTATTAA
- a CDS encoding vitamin K epoxide reductase family protein, producing the protein MALYILTGLLAALGVAVGLLGSRLIALSLLAAAGLLHTLFNKPSAFCAKYKIGGCEAVLSSPYARPFGIPLEYLGAAWFAGVPIAYYLGIGLVWSVMAFAGVIALVAIEAKLRAFCIYCTVAHVIGLAAAFLLL; encoded by the coding sequence GTGGCACTGTATATACTGACGGGGCTTCTGGCGGCGCTGGGAGTAGCCGTGGGGCTATTAGGCAGTAGGCTAATTGCGCTGTCTTTACTGGCCGCGGCCGGCCTTCTTCACACGTTGTTTAACAAGCCGAGCGCCTTCTGCGCCAAATATAAAATTGGCGGTTGTGAAGCGGTGTTATCTTCGCCGTATGCAAGGCCTTTTGGCATTCCGCTGGAATATCTCGGCGCCGCTTGGTTCGCAGGAGTTCCCATCGCCTACTACTTAGGCATTGGGTTAGTCTGGAGCGTTATGGCATTCGCCGGGGTAATAGCCCTCGTGGCCATTGAGGCGAAGCTCAGGGCCTTTTGTATATACTGCACAGTGGCGCACGTAATAGGGCTAGCCGCCGCCTTTTTATTACTGTAG
- a CDS encoding glycerate kinase type-2 family protein: MYIKNKDALLRLPRGGALVGALEEALSAADPYKAVASHVKRAGGALEVAGRVYSVRGRAHVVGFGKASEKMAEALVDVLGDLAAGGVVISPRGSGRLGPVEVVKGDHPVPGADTLVASRRLLEYLEGVGENDVVFVVISGGGSALFEVPVEGMELGDIARISAELMRRGADIVELNAVRKRLSRVKGGKLLRLVKASAVISLIISDVVGDRLDTIASGPTAPDGTSREFAIRVLKKYGIWGELPPRIRAVFEGGEDTVKEGDALLAKVQNVIVANNLLSLRRASEYLSALGYKAVILTSMLEGEAREAGRVLASVAKSAAYSGLPERPPLALLAGGETVVTVRGGGRGGRNQELCLSFSIAVRGLRNISAACLGTDGVDGNSPAAGAVVDGGVAEEAEAMGLDPFEYLNNNDSYTFFEKLGRAVITGYTGTNVNDVFIALVEKVI, from the coding sequence GTGTACATTAAAAACAAAGACGCGTTGTTAAGACTGCCCCGCGGCGGTGCCCTAGTCGGCGCTTTGGAAGAGGCCCTTTCTGCCGCCGATCCATATAAGGCCGTGGCGTCTCACGTAAAGAGGGCTGGCGGCGCGTTAGAAGTGGCCGGCAGAGTGTACTCGGTGAGGGGGAGGGCCCACGTGGTGGGTTTTGGGAAGGCCTCTGAGAAAATGGCCGAGGCCTTGGTGGACGTCTTGGGGGATTTGGCGGCAGGGGGCGTGGTGATTTCGCCTAGGGGGAGCGGCCGGCTGGGGCCTGTGGAGGTGGTTAAGGGGGACCACCCAGTGCCAGGGGCGGATACCCTCGTGGCTTCGCGCCGCCTTTTAGAATACCTCGAGGGCGTTGGGGAAAACGACGTAGTTTTCGTGGTTATTTCTGGGGGCGGCTCCGCTCTGTTTGAAGTGCCCGTGGAGGGGATGGAGCTGGGGGATATTGCGCGCATCTCCGCGGAGTTGATGCGCAGGGGGGCTGACATCGTAGAGCTCAACGCGGTGAGGAAGAGGCTTTCAAGAGTAAAGGGCGGCAAGTTGTTGAGGCTTGTCAAGGCCAGCGCCGTGATCTCTCTGATAATCAGCGACGTGGTGGGCGACCGTCTGGACACCATAGCCTCCGGCCCCACAGCCCCCGACGGGACGAGTAGGGAGTTTGCAATACGCGTGCTTAAAAAATACGGCATTTGGGGGGAGCTACCGCCTAGGATACGGGCTGTGTTTGAAGGGGGCGAGGATACGGTTAAAGAGGGAGACGCCTTGTTGGCCAAGGTGCAGAACGTAATTGTGGCTAACAACCTCCTGTCTCTCAGGAGAGCCTCTGAGTATTTATCCGCTCTGGGGTACAAGGCCGTGATCCTAACCTCTATGTTAGAGGGTGAGGCCAGGGAGGCTGGGAGAGTCTTGGCGTCGGTGGCGAAGAGCGCGGCGTATAGCGGCCTGCCGGAGCGCCCCCCTCTTGCTCTGTTGGCGGGGGGCGAGACTGTGGTCACTGTGAGGGGAGGGGGGAGGGGCGGCAGGAATCAAGAGCTGTGCCTCTCCTTCTCTATTGCAGTGAGGGGGCTTCGCAACATCTCAGCGGCGTGTTTGGGCACAGACGGCGTTGACGGCAACAGCCCCGCGGCGGGCGCCGTGGTGGACGGCGGAGTGGCGGAGGAGGCCGAGGCAATGGGGCTTGACCCCTTTGAGTATTTGAATAATAATGACAGTTACACGTTTTTTGAAAAGCTGGGGAGGGCTGTAATAACGGGGTACACGGGGACGAATGTAAACGACGTGTTCATAGCCTTGGTGGAGAAAGTAATATAA
- a CDS encoding carbohydrate ABC transporter permease — protein sequence MKATRILFNIAVWAFAAFWVLPFVGVIMLSILPYREVVIQGWLRVPDPESITLKNYLEALFNPVYDLATGLRNSLLVASLATLIALFAASLFAYAFVNLPFRMKTFLFMIIIFIMMAPQQISVVPLFFLYLQLGLYDSLPGIILLHSAWGTAWATFFLRNYFALIPRSLVEAAWVDGARDWQIFRRIVLPLAKPGLIAAALLQYTWVWNDLFYALVFLSSNVNQVITQKVVFLKGEFHVDWGLLSAGSVLSMSIPLVLYVLFNKYFARGVAGWGVKR from the coding sequence ATGAAGGCTACGAGAATTCTATTCAATATAGCTGTTTGGGCCTTTGCGGCGTTTTGGGTATTGCCCTTTGTGGGCGTGATAATGTTGTCAATACTGCCATACCGCGAGGTAGTAATTCAGGGTTGGCTTAGGGTACCAGATCCTGAGAGCATAACTCTTAAAAACTACCTAGAGGCCCTTTTCAACCCTGTATACGATCTGGCCACTGGGCTTAGAAATTCCCTTCTGGTCGCGTCGTTGGCGACATTAATAGCGTTATTTGCTGCGTCTCTTTTCGCTTATGCATTTGTAAATCTGCCATTTAGAATGAAAACTTTTTTATTCATGATTATTATTTTTATAATGATGGCACCACAACAAATATCTGTGGTGCCTCTATTCTTTCTATATTTACAACTTGGGCTTTATGATTCATTGCCAGGTATTATACTGCTTCACAGCGCGTGGGGAACCGCGTGGGCGACTTTCTTCCTCAGGAACTACTTTGCCCTAATTCCAAGGAGTTTAGTTGAGGCGGCTTGGGTAGACGGCGCTAGGGATTGGCAAATATTTAGGCGTATTGTCTTGCCGCTAGCAAAGCCGGGGTTAATTGCAGCGGCGTTGTTACAGTACACGTGGGTTTGGAACGACCTATTCTACGCATTAGTTTTCCTCTCGAGTAATGTAAACCAAGTAATTACGCAAAAAGTGGTGTTTCTAAAAGGTGAGTTTCACGTGGATTGGGGGCTTCTCTCCGCCGGTTCTGTGCTCTCGATGTCTATACCGTTAGTGTTATATGTGCTGTTTAATAAATACTTCGCAAGAGGAGTGGCCGGCTGGGGTGTTAAACGATGA
- a CDS encoding ABC transporter ATP-binding protein, translated as MTFVVLDRVTKRFGKVLAVDNVSLSIEKGEFVVLLGPSGCGKTTTLRMIAGLEIPTSGRIYIDGRDVTYLEPGERDVAMVFQDYAIYPHMTVFENIAFPLEIRRRKLRLTKRDIEEKVLQVAKMLQIDHLLDRKASQLSGGQQQRVALARALVREPKVWLMDEPLSNLDALIRLQVRAELKRLQKDLGITTIYVTHDQVEALTLADRIAVMNAGRVVQFGTPKEIYDAPTHVFVGTFVGNPPMNILKCKPAGDVLECPGFTIKNPGVKQTVFFGIRPEYIEWSDKEQPGYIKGLVYVVEPIGSEYLINVKIADVLLKIKTLREVSLKPGDSIYFKFDMKKAVLFDEETGNVVIRGIE; from the coding sequence ATGACATTTGTAGTGTTAGACAGGGTTACTAAACGCTTTGGAAAAGTCTTAGCAGTAGACAATGTGTCTTTGTCTATTGAAAAGGGTGAATTTGTAGTGCTCCTTGGCCCCTCTGGCTGTGGCAAGACGACAACGCTTAGGATGATAGCTGGGCTTGAAATTCCGACGAGCGGCAGAATTTATATAGATGGGAGAGACGTCACTTATCTAGAGCCAGGCGAGCGCGACGTCGCCATGGTGTTTCAAGACTATGCAATTTATCCCCACATGACGGTGTTTGAAAACATCGCCTTTCCTCTGGAAATACGGAGGAGGAAGCTAAGACTCACAAAGAGAGATATAGAAGAAAAGGTGCTTCAAGTTGCCAAGATGCTTCAAATCGACCACTTGCTAGATAGAAAGGCGTCGCAACTCTCAGGCGGGCAACAACAGCGTGTGGCGTTGGCCAGGGCGTTGGTTAGAGAGCCTAAAGTCTGGTTAATGGACGAGCCGCTGTCAAACCTCGATGCGCTAATTAGGCTACAAGTAAGAGCTGAGTTGAAGAGACTTCAGAAGGATTTGGGCATTACCACAATATACGTCACGCATGATCAAGTAGAGGCGCTGACGCTAGCCGACAGAATTGCCGTGATGAACGCCGGGAGGGTAGTGCAGTTTGGGACCCCTAAGGAGATATATGACGCCCCCACTCACGTCTTTGTGGGCACGTTCGTAGGCAATCCGCCTATGAACATATTGAAGTGTAAACCTGCAGGCGACGTTTTAGAGTGTCCAGGTTTTACTATTAAAAACCCCGGCGTGAAGCAAACAGTATTTTTCGGCATTAGGCCGGAGTATATTGAGTGGAGCGACAAGGAGCAGCCCGGCTATATAAAAGGCTTGGTATATGTAGTGGAGCCGATCGGCTCAGAATATTTGATAAATGTAAAGATTGCTGATGTTTTGTTAAAAATTAAGACTCTAAGGGAAGTAAGCCTAAAACCGGGTGATTCTATATACTTTAAATTCGACATGAAAAAAGCCGTCTTATTTGATGAAGAAACTGGAAATGTAGTGATCCGCGGCATTGAATAA
- a CDS encoding nucleotidyltransferase domain-containing protein: MSREFIELLKRKAEERERIIKNLDDYLMRIKEAARELDPKARVVLFGSFARGNPRPDSDIDILVITDAWRKAEMIVHISERVGGVGIFEIHVATTEEYENWYMQFIDAYREV; encoded by the coding sequence ATGTCTAGAGAGTTTATAGAATTATTAAAGCGCAAGGCAGAGGAGCGGGAGAGGATTATTAAAAACCTCGACGACTATTTAATGCGCATTAAAGAGGCGGCGAGAGAGCTTGACCCCAAAGCGCGGGTAGTTCTATTCGGAAGCTTCGCCCGCGGCAACCCCAGGCCGGACAGCGACATAGATATCCTCGTAATTACAGACGCCTGGCGCAAGGCGGAGATGATAGTACACATATCTGAAAGAGTAGGCGGCGTCGGGATATTCGAAATACACGTGGCCACCACAGAGGAGTATGAAAACTGGTACATGCAATTTATAGATGCCTACCGCGAAGTTTAA
- a CDS encoding CoxG family protein: protein MKVDESGQFHVDKPPAKVVELLTKPEVVARLIPGVSKVEKAGDEYVGEAVVKLGHLSGKMATRFKYAEVRDDGVVITGRATGMQTTADFKIEVAVKPSGGGSLVDWRFQGEARGLAATLAPSVVKGALRKMAEEAAQNLAQYINSLQ, encoded by the coding sequence ATGAAAGTAGACGAGTCGGGGCAGTTCCACGTGGACAAGCCTCCCGCTAAAGTTGTGGAGCTTCTCACAAAGCCCGAGGTGGTGGCCAGGCTTATTCCCGGCGTTTCAAAGGTGGAAAAGGCCGGGGATGAATACGTCGGCGAGGCCGTTGTAAAACTAGGCCACCTCTCAGGGAAAATGGCCACTAGGTTTAAATACGCCGAGGTTAGAGACGACGGAGTTGTAATAACCGGCAGGGCCACTGGCATGCAGACCACGGCGGATTTTAAAATAGAAGTAGCTGTGAAGCCCAGCGGAGGCGGCTCCTTAGTAGATTGGCGATTTCAGGGGGAGGCCAGGGGCTTGGCCGCCACGTTGGCGCCTTCAGTAGTAAAGGGGGCTTTGCGTAAAATGGCAGAAGAGGCGGCGCAGAACCTGGCACAGTATATCAACTCGCTACAGTAA
- a CDS encoding TIGR00304 family membrane protein, producing MSTITLGLLLIILGMLLVLISVLLPLLRRGEEQGGEEERRAEAGGVVLIGPIPIVFGTSQKMAQLTIILAILLTAMAIILFALLR from the coding sequence GTGAGCACAATCACGCTGGGGCTTTTGTTAATAATCCTCGGCATGTTGTTAGTACTTATCTCAGTCCTACTCCCCCTCCTCAGACGGGGGGAGGAGCAGGGCGGCGAAGAGGAAAGGCGGGCGGAGGCGGGCGGGGTTGTGCTAATAGGCCCCATTCCCATAGTCTTCGGCACAAGCCAGAAAATGGCGCAGTTGACAATAATACTTGCAATACTACTCACGGCGATGGCGATAATCCTCTTCGCGCTATTGAGATAA
- a CDS encoding S41 family peptidase — protein sequence MRGYYLFPDIYGDEIIFVTEDDLWKYAKGIGQRLTSDFGVVLKPKFSPDGKWIAFTRLQQTDQGTTADVYVVPSEGGEPKRITYFGTPFTRVVGWTPDGRVLVYSDFKTPFPQWRELYAISLDGIYERLNLGPATALVYGDGGIVVLGRNTYDLPYWKRYKGGARGVLWISRDGGRTFEKFLDLPGNITSPMIVGGRVYFLSDHEGVGNLYSVDFSGRDMRRHTNFKDYYARNANSDGKRIVFQAAGDIWLYDPATERLEKLEIDLPLSRKAKMAKFVDPVKYLEYFALASGERIVLVSRGQAFVMPSWEGAVIQIGHRGGGVRYKHISTDGEKVAVATYDGAVEVYNLEGVLVKRIEPGIGLIEALALKQSKIAAANHRGELWVIDIDTGNVQMADKSEYGLITGIVWHPAGRWLAYAKPSGIYTQNIRIYDAATGKIYDVTSPTAYDYSPAFDPEGRYLYFLSRRALNPALDPVQFSYIFAKHSKPYLAVLRRGDTSPFVQYKKADVKAEEVDLEGIETRVEPFPVEEGLYASVVGLKGGKVAWLKYDVEGALRYYLWSAQERRGAVEIYDLETKTRDQLVAGASSLRASPDGKYLLVKEENRLRLIDVEKKPDLQSRDPGRKSGVLDMGRVKVYVEPEKEWRQMFREAWLLMRENYWRGDLNGVDWDAVYKKYEPLLSRIGTRYELSDLINEMQGELGTSHAYEIVPDFEVDKPYLIGGLGAEFKWDGKCWRIAKIFVGDPSYENEKSPLLAPGVDVREGDCIISIAGVRLGPNAPPEYALLNRTSDVVTVEVERGGEVKAFTVRTVRDEKYLIYRHWVEANRRYVHQRTGGAVGYIHIPDMGPAGYAEFFKSLNAEGDKEAFIIDVRYNRGGHTSGMLILRASVGIFGRFLTRYFKPYPYPELVLPRRLVLVTNEHAGSDGDIFTYDFKRLKLGPVVGKRTWGGTVGIDTRYKLVDGTIITQPKYAFWADDVGTGIEGSGVEPDVEVEIAPHEYREGRDTQLEKAIQIIEKK from the coding sequence GTGCGCGGATATTACCTCTTCCCCGACATATACGGCGACGAGATAATTTTCGTCACAGAAGACGACTTGTGGAAGTACGCCAAAGGCATAGGACAGAGGCTTACCTCAGACTTCGGCGTCGTGTTAAAGCCCAAGTTCTCCCCCGATGGGAAGTGGATAGCCTTCACCCGATTGCAACAAACAGACCAGGGAACCACAGCCGACGTGTACGTCGTCCCCTCAGAGGGGGGAGAGCCGAAGAGGATTACCTATTTCGGCACGCCTTTTACTAGAGTTGTCGGCTGGACTCCCGACGGCAGAGTTCTAGTCTACAGCGACTTCAAAACCCCATTCCCCCAGTGGAGGGAGCTATACGCAATTTCCCTCGACGGAATATACGAGAGGCTCAACCTGGGCCCCGCCACTGCGCTTGTATACGGAGACGGGGGGATAGTGGTGTTGGGGAGGAACACCTACGACCTCCCCTACTGGAAGAGGTATAAGGGCGGCGCCAGGGGGGTGTTGTGGATAAGCAGAGACGGTGGGAGGACTTTTGAGAAATTCCTAGACTTGCCCGGCAACATAACCTCGCCGATGATCGTCGGCGGCAGGGTGTACTTCCTCTCTGACCACGAGGGTGTGGGAAACCTTTACTCAGTGGACTTCTCGGGGCGAGATATGCGGCGCCATACTAATTTCAAGGACTACTACGCGAGAAACGCCAATAGCGACGGCAAGCGGATAGTGTTCCAAGCAGCGGGGGACATCTGGCTCTACGACCCGGCTACGGAGAGGCTGGAAAAGTTGGAAATAGATCTCCCATTGTCGCGGAAGGCGAAAATGGCCAAATTCGTCGATCCGGTGAAATACCTCGAGTATTTCGCCTTGGCCTCGGGGGAGAGGATAGTGCTGGTGTCCAGGGGCCAAGCTTTCGTCATGCCCAGCTGGGAGGGGGCTGTGATCCAAATAGGCCACCGCGGAGGCGGCGTACGGTATAAACACATATCCACAGACGGCGAAAAAGTGGCGGTGGCCACTTACGACGGCGCGGTGGAGGTCTACAATCTGGAGGGCGTTTTGGTGAAGAGAATAGAGCCGGGAATAGGCCTGATAGAAGCGTTGGCATTAAAGCAGTCAAAAATAGCGGCGGCGAACCACAGGGGGGAGCTGTGGGTAATTGACATCGACACAGGCAATGTACAGATGGCAGACAAGAGCGAGTACGGGCTTATCACAGGAATCGTCTGGCACCCAGCGGGGAGGTGGCTGGCATATGCCAAGCCCTCCGGGATCTATACGCAAAACATTAGGATTTACGACGCGGCGACCGGGAAAATATACGACGTCACCTCGCCAACTGCTTACGACTACTCTCCAGCCTTTGACCCAGAGGGCAGGTATCTCTACTTTCTGTCAAGAAGGGCGCTCAACCCGGCGCTCGACCCAGTCCAGTTTAGCTACATCTTTGCAAAACACTCAAAGCCGTATCTTGCAGTTTTGCGGCGGGGGGACACCTCGCCGTTTGTTCAGTACAAAAAGGCCGATGTGAAGGCGGAGGAGGTCGATCTAGAGGGGATTGAAACCCGCGTGGAGCCCTTCCCAGTGGAAGAGGGGCTATACGCCTCAGTGGTAGGACTTAAGGGGGGCAAAGTGGCATGGCTTAAATACGACGTGGAGGGGGCCTTGAGGTATTACTTGTGGTCGGCCCAAGAGAGGAGGGGGGCTGTGGAGATATACGACTTAGAGACTAAAACGAGGGATCAGTTAGTGGCGGGAGCCTCCTCCCTCCGCGCCTCTCCAGACGGGAAGTATTTGTTGGTAAAAGAGGAGAACAGGCTGAGGCTAATAGACGTTGAGAAAAAGCCCGATCTCCAGTCCAGAGACCCGGGCAGGAAAAGCGGCGTTTTAGACATGGGAAGAGTGAAGGTCTACGTAGAGCCGGAGAAGGAGTGGCGCCAGATGTTCCGCGAGGCCTGGCTTTTAATGCGGGAGAACTACTGGCGGGGCGATTTAAACGGCGTTGACTGGGACGCCGTTTATAAAAAATATGAGCCTTTGCTCAGCCGTATAGGCACGCGCTACGAGCTCAGCGATTTAATAAACGAAATGCAGGGTGAGCTCGGCACGAGCCACGCCTATGAAATAGTGCCGGACTTTGAAGTGGACAAGCCCTATTTAATAGGAGGCCTCGGCGCCGAGTTTAAATGGGACGGGAAGTGCTGGCGCATAGCGAAAATTTTCGTCGGAGATCCCTCGTATGAAAACGAAAAATCGCCGCTTCTAGCCCCCGGCGTCGACGTGAGAGAGGGAGACTGTATTATTTCAATCGCAGGGGTGAGGCTCGGGCCTAACGCTCCTCCAGAATACGCCCTGCTCAACCGCACAAGCGACGTGGTGACAGTAGAGGTGGAGAGGGGCGGGGAGGTAAAAGCGTTTACAGTGCGGACTGTGAGAGACGAGAAGTATTTAATCTACCGCCACTGGGTGGAGGCAAATAGGAGGTATGTACACCAGCGCACCGGCGGGGCCGTCGGCTACATCCACATTCCCGACATGGGCCCGGCGGGCTACGCCGAGTTTTTCAAATCGCTAAACGCGGAGGGGGATAAAGAGGCGTTTATAATAGACGTGAGGTACAACAGAGGCGGCCACACGTCGGGCATGTTAATCCTGAGAGCCTCCGTGGGCATATTCGGGAGGTTTTTAACGCGGTATTTCAAGCCATATCCATATCCAGAGTTGGTGTTGCCCAGGAGACTCGTCCTAGTGACTAACGAACATGCCGGATCAGACGGAGATATATTCACTTATGACTTCAAACGCCTCAAGCTGGGCCCAGTAGTGGGCAAGAGGACGTGGGGCGGCACAGTGGGGATAGACACAAGGTATAAACTCGTGGACGGCACAATTATAACCCAGCCTAAATACGCCTTCTGGGCCGACGACGTGGGTACTGGCATTGAGGGAAGCGGCGTGGAGCCTGACGTCGAAGTGGAAATTGCGCCACATGAATATAGAGAAGGCCGCGATACACAATTAGAGAAAGCTATACAAATAATTGAAAAGAAATAA
- a CDS encoding CBS domain-containing protein, producing MKISAVARTNVVTCSPDTPIREVAEIMIKKNIGSVIVVDPAKPTGPIGIVGERDVVKAFAAGLDPSTPASEIMSKLLVTIDADAHVAEALLLMREANVRRLVVTKGGELYGVIALKDIVYDIPLLKNHRRLFHQRKNINT from the coding sequence ATGAAGATCTCGGCCGTGGCGAGGACAAATGTAGTGACGTGTAGCCCGGACACCCCCATACGCGAAGTCGCCGAGATAATGATTAAGAAAAACATCGGGTCAGTAATCGTAGTAGATCCGGCAAAGCCCACAGGGCCAATAGGCATAGTGGGAGAAAGAGACGTGGTGAAGGCCTTCGCGGCCGGGCTAGACCCCTCTACGCCTGCGTCTGAAATAATGTCGAAATTGTTAGTGACAATAGACGCAGACGCCCACGTGGCCGAGGCCCTTCTCTTAATGCGAGAGGCAAACGTCAGGAGGCTAGTGGTCACAAAAGGCGGAGAGCTGTACGGAGTAATTGCGCTTAAGGACATTGTGTACGACATACCGCTTTTAAAAAATCATCGCCGACTATTTCACCAAAGAAAAAATATAAACACTTAG
- a CDS encoding HEPN domain-containing protein encodes MEAWLEKASRYREYAKRNFESGAYDLACFLAQQSAEFLLKALLIRETGARPLTHSLYEMARRLATLKNFELGDEVAKCAKALEHHYVQSRDPDARVGEYERWEAESCIECMEALWRWTSGLK; translated from the coding sequence GTGGAAGCGTGGTTAGAAAAAGCGTCGCGTTATAGGGAATACGCCAAACGTAATTTTGAAAGCGGCGCCTACGACCTGGCGTGTTTTCTCGCGCAACAATCCGCCGAGTTTCTCCTAAAAGCCCTCCTCATAAGAGAAACCGGAGCGCGTCCCCTAACTCACAGCCTTTATGAAATGGCGAGGAGGCTCGCCACGTTGAAAAATTTTGAACTAGGCGACGAGGTGGCCAAATGCGCCAAGGCCTTGGAGCATCACTACGTCCAGTCGAGAGATCCCGACGCCAGAGTCGGCGAATACGAGCGCTGGGAGGCGGAGAGCTGTATTGAATGCATGGAGGCGCTATGGCGCTGGACAAGTGGATTGAAATAG
- a CDS encoding ATP-binding protein produces the protein MRIIRRRECAEFAKIQSWTLVYGRRKVGKTTLLKNCVKSDLYVLIGYGGSTAVVGEDFVAVESAVREAGLFLKRGGVAVIDEFQRLPPKYWDLLASWAPSGVLIAAGSSYGIVHRVFDKSSPLLGLFAPVHVDIIAYEDVLAQVRDPVLSILWRDPWVIPHVSGVGELAERARELALVARGLIGEVFAEEERELTETYWRAILLVAEGYWKSTDVAGALGLKGGLASASSILSKLAKMGILRAIPTLGRERYYAVRSPALSLILYAEAKYHISDLGTTPTDLPLGREAQFTVGEMLANYFGGTQRYSPREDIDVVLTRGRRRTWAFEVKLGPFTREEAREAVAKLRKVAEKVGLVSLSETPPDYGDLSIGPRELYNMAVELAGKYGVL, from the coding sequence GTGAGAATAATACGACGGAGGGAATGCGCCGAGTTTGCCAAAATACAGAGCTGGACGTTAGTCTATGGCAGGAGGAAAGTGGGCAAGACGACGCTTTTAAAAAACTGCGTCAAGAGCGATTTATATGTTTTAATTGGCTACGGCGGCTCTACTGCCGTCGTGGGCGAGGATTTTGTCGCCGTTGAGAGCGCGGTGAGAGAGGCGGGGCTTTTCTTGAAGAGAGGAGGCGTGGCTGTAATTGACGAGTTCCAGAGGCTCCCCCCTAAGTACTGGGATCTTCTGGCCTCTTGGGCGCCCTCAGGCGTTTTAATCGCGGCTGGCTCTAGCTACGGCATTGTGCATAGGGTATTTGATAAGTCGAGCCCCCTGCTGGGCCTCTTCGCCCCCGTCCATGTGGATATCATCGCCTATGAAGACGTCTTGGCGCAAGTGAGGGATCCAGTTCTCTCAATTTTATGGAGAGATCCATGGGTTATTCCCCACGTCAGCGGAGTTGGCGAGCTGGCTGAGAGGGCCAGGGAGCTGGCCTTAGTGGCCAGGGGGCTCATAGGGGAGGTATTCGCAGAGGAGGAGAGGGAGCTGACTGAGACGTATTGGAGGGCGATACTCCTCGTCGCAGAGGGGTACTGGAAGAGCACAGACGTCGCAGGCGCCCTGGGGCTAAAAGGGGGCTTAGCCTCGGCGTCTTCCATCCTCTCAAAATTGGCTAAAATGGGGATTCTCCGGGCTATTCCCACCTTGGGGAGGGAGCGATACTATGCTGTGAGATCCCCCGCGCTGTCCCTTATATTATACGCCGAGGCGAAGTATCACATCAGCGACTTGGGCACAACGCCCACAGATCTGCCGCTGGGCCGGGAGGCCCAATTCACTGTCGGCGAGATGTTGGCCAATTACTTCGGCGGGACTCAGCGCTACTCCCCTAGGGAGGATATAGACGTGGTGTTGACTAGGGGGCGGAGGAGGACGTGGGCTTTTGAGGTAAAACTAGGCCCCTTCACGAGAGAAGAGGCGAGGGAGGCGGTTGCGAAGTTGAGAAAAGTGGCCGAGAAAGTGGGCTTAGTGAGTCTCTCAGAGACGCCGCCAGATTACGGAGACTTGTCGATCGGGCCGCGGGAGTTGTACAACATGGCGGTTGAGCTCGCGGGGAAATACGGCGTATTGTAA
- a CDS encoding HEPN domain-containing protein, whose product MHFLRERALQFYEQATFTLERGYCEMLFNIEQALQLYMKYLLYRKIGDYPKSHFLRDIADRLVEIYETIAALKITSKGGDRSWRCWNRPTSPLGICPLKPGGRTAKRRIRC is encoded by the coding sequence GTGCACTTCCTTAGAGAGAGGGCTTTGCAGTTTTACGAACAAGCGACCTTTACCTTAGAGAGGGGATATTGCGAAATGCTGTTTAATATAGAACAGGCTCTGCAACTATATATGAAATACCTACTGTATAGAAAAATAGGAGATTACCCCAAGTCCCATTTTCTCCGCGACATTGCAGACAGGTTAGTTGAGATATATGAGACAATTGCGGCGTTAAAGATCACGTCAAAAGGTGGGGACAGATCCTGGCGCTGTTGGAATAGGCCTACATCTCCTCTCGGTATCTGCCCTTTAAAGCCAGGCGGGAGGACTGCGAAACGGCGTATCAGATGTTAA